The bacterium genome contains a region encoding:
- a CDS encoding YkgJ family cysteine cluster protein produces the protein MNQNKKQCNQCGKCCEGVFFIIDNAYTEKGLDHLEWAKNHGLKIAFRENAEGRRLWGIELDTPCKYLQRGADGKSFCAIYENRPKMCRIYTGEKEFPNCGYK, from the coding sequence ATGAACCAAAACAAAAAACAATGCAATCAATGCGGGAAATGCTGCGAGGGGGTGTTTTTTATAATCGATAACGCCTATACCGAAAAGGGGCTGGACCATCTTGAATGGGCGAAGAACCACGGCCTTAAAATCGCCTTCAGAGAAAATGCCGAGGGAAGAAGGCTCTGGGGGATAGAACTGGATACGCCATGTAAATATTTGCAAAGAGGCGCGGATGGGAAATCATTTTGCGCAATCTATGAAAACCGCCCGAAGATGTGCAGAATTTACACAGGAGAAAAAGAATTTCCGAATTGCGGATATAAATGA
- the recN gene encoding DNA repair protein RecN, giving the protein MGNHFAQSMKTARRCAEFTQEKKNFRIADINDKIRYMISQLKIRNFGIIDDISLEFCSGLNIFTGETGAGKSIIMDALRFCLGERLDSSQIRDSDKPCIVEAMFEFRKGEGTSPLRNPIFSEYISDNEGEETSPLLIINRVYLPDGRNRIKINGFNVTVTQLKEIGNHLVDFHGQHDHQMLFSEESHIEILDRLSDLNTEKNEYEEKYNAYLQLQKDLNELHSFSANRERESDMLNYQIKELEQVSLEEDAYQNILQEHSRIANSEKLYEFAKQLIDILENEESGLNRTISRSFTPMRSLNNLDDSTVKFAEILSRIQNDSSELLQVLNKYLEEISFDPDKTREINSYYDIYYEITRKYGPTLEDVRKFYNTAKKKYELLSNLEHNDVKLREKIELSERELEQIAKKLTQKRKKSAGILKTTIEKELKELGILNVLFECRMEKVELNRDGMDRVVFYISPNIGEELKPLSKIASGGESARVMLALKKALTKVDPIPVLIFDEIDAQIGGRLGDITGKKLKELSDNRQVILITHLPQIAAFSDQHFKVTKKVKDNRTIINVDLLDKTARVEELAKMMSGEKESPIALKHAKEMLNHVEGV; this is encoded by the coding sequence ATGGGAAATCATTTTGCGCAATCTATGAAAACCGCCCGAAGATGTGCAGAATTTACACAGGAGAAAAAGAATTTCCGAATTGCGGATATAAATGATAAAATACGTTATATGATTTCACAGCTTAAAATCCGGAATTTCGGAATAATCGATGATATCAGTTTGGAATTTTGCTCCGGCTTAAATATTTTTACGGGCGAGACCGGTGCGGGTAAATCCATAATAATGGACGCTTTGCGTTTTTGCCTTGGCGAGCGGCTGGATAGTTCACAAATAAGGGATTCTGATAAGCCCTGTATCGTTGAAGCAATGTTTGAATTCCGCAAGGGCGAGGGAACCTCGCCCCTACGAAATCCTATTTTTTCCGAATACATTTCTGATAATGAGGGCGAGGAAACCTCGCCCCTGCTTATCATAAACCGTGTATATCTTCCCGATGGCAGGAATAGAATTAAAATAAACGGATTTAATGTGACAGTTACCCAGTTAAAAGAGATTGGAAACCATTTAGTTGATTTTCACGGCCAACACGACCACCAGATGCTTTTTTCAGAAGAGTCACATATTGAAATCCTGGACAGACTTTCTGATTTAAATACTGAAAAAAATGAATATGAAGAAAAATATAATGCTTACCTGCAATTACAGAAAGACCTGAATGAACTGCACAGTTTTTCCGCCAACAGGGAACGGGAATCGGATATGCTGAATTATCAGATAAAAGAGTTAGAGCAGGTTTCTCTTGAAGAAGACGCTTATCAGAATATCTTACAGGAACACAGCCGTATAGCTAATTCTGAAAAGCTTTATGAATTCGCAAAACAGTTGATTGACATATTGGAAAATGAAGAATCGGGATTAAACAGGACAATAAGCCGGTCATTTACTCCAATGAGGTCATTAAATAATCTTGATGATTCAACCGTAAAATTTGCTGAAATTCTTTCCCGGATTCAAAATGACAGTTCGGAATTGTTACAGGTTCTTAATAAATATCTCGAAGAGATTTCTTTTGACCCTGACAAGACACGTGAAATTAACAGCTATTACGACATATATTATGAGATAACGCGGAAATACGGGCCTACTTTAGAAGATGTTAGAAAATTCTATAATACAGCAAAAAAGAAATATGAACTTTTATCCAATCTGGAACATAATGATGTGAAGTTGAGAGAAAAGATAGAATTGTCAGAAAGAGAGCTTGAACAAATAGCAAAAAAGTTGACTCAAAAGCGTAAAAAATCCGCGGGCATTTTAAAAACAACTATCGAAAAAGAGCTTAAAGAACTTGGAATTTTAAATGTTTTGTTTGAGTGCCGTATGGAAAAGGTAGAATTAAACAGAGACGGCATGGACAGGGTGGTCTTCTATATAAGTCCGAATATTGGGGAGGAACTAAAGCCCCTGTCAAAAATAGCCTCAGGCGGCGAATCGGCAAGGGTTATGCTCGCCTTGAAAAAAGCCCTCACAAAAGTCGACCCGATACCTGTTTTAATATTTGATGAAATTGACGCGCAAATCGGCGGGAGGCTCGGGGATATTACCGGCAAAAAACTTAAGGAGCTTTCGGATAACAGGCAGGTCATACTTATCACTCACCTGCCCCAGATCGCCGCGTTTTCCGACCAGCATTTTAAAGTCACAAAAAAAGTCAAAGACAACCGGACAATCATAAACGTGGACCTTCTTGATAAAACCGCGCGCGTAGAGGAGCTAGCGAAGATGATGAGCGGGGAAAAAGAATCCCCGATAGCGTTAAAACACGCGAAAGAAATGTTAAATCACGTTGAAGGCGTTTAA